A DNA window from Janibacter sp. A1S7 contains the following coding sequences:
- a CDS encoding exodeoxyribonuclease III, translating to MRIATWNVNSIRSRVDRVEAWLHRSDVDVLAIQETKAREDQFPYQRFTDLGYEVAHHGLNQWNGVAILSRVGLDDIAIGFDGDPGFGDPVAPEARSIGATCGGVRIWSLYVPNGRALGDPHMDYKLAWLEQLRQRAGDWAADGTPLALCGDWNVAPQDEDVWSMEYFVDKTHVSPPERAAFNAFLDDGFVDVARPYTPGPGTYTYWDYQQLAFPKRRGMRIDFVLGSAGLTERVSGAAIDREERKGKGASDHAPVIVGLDGDDGAAAERVTT from the coding sequence GTGCGTATCGCGACCTGGAACGTCAACTCCATCCGCTCCCGCGTCGACCGCGTCGAGGCATGGCTGCACCGCAGCGACGTCGACGTGCTCGCCATCCAGGAGACCAAGGCGCGGGAGGACCAGTTCCCGTATCAGCGCTTCACCGACCTCGGGTACGAGGTCGCCCACCACGGCCTCAACCAGTGGAACGGCGTGGCGATCCTCTCCCGGGTCGGGCTCGACGACATCGCCATCGGCTTCGACGGCGACCCCGGCTTCGGCGATCCGGTCGCCCCCGAGGCCCGCTCCATCGGCGCCACCTGCGGCGGCGTGCGCATCTGGTCCCTCTACGTCCCCAACGGCCGCGCCCTGGGGGACCCGCACATGGACTACAAGCTCGCCTGGCTGGAGCAGCTGCGGCAGCGTGCCGGTGACTGGGCCGCCGACGGCACTCCGCTGGCCCTGTGCGGGGACTGGAACGTCGCCCCGCAGGACGAGGACGTCTGGTCCATGGAGTACTTCGTGGACAAGACGCACGTCTCGCCGCCGGAGCGGGCCGCCTTCAACGCCTTCCTCGACGACGGCTTCGTCGACGTCGCGCGCCCGTACACCCCCGGACCGGGCACCTACACCTACTGGGACTACCAGCAGCTGGCCTTCCCCAAGCGCCGCGGCATGCGCATCGACTTCGTCCTCGGGTCGGCCGGTCTCACCGAGCGCGTCTCCGGTGCGGCCATCGACCGGGAGGAGCGCAAGGGCAAGGGCGCCAGCGACCACGCCCCGGTGATCGTCGGTCTCGACGGTGACGACGGCGCGGCCGCCGAGCGCGTGACGACGTGA
- a CDS encoding mechanosensitive ion channel family protein, which yields MASSSGDFAAAEWVGDFLGLPPLQEAELAPLAAAIVIGALALVAGWIVWRWIRTWLEMLADRVAPGRERDQLDSTRLAKGFGQASAGVLLSFVAAVGAWPAYAEFAFDVAITVAVGLSVYFIVAGVFGARSVARAAAVVVAAVTISRRYERLDVIGDSLDAVSFTLGSMDVSLLDLLNFAVGILALYATVKVLDRVARTVIHSRTTLDASQRELAEKLTMIILSAVAVFVAIDLAGINTAALSIFSGTLGVGLGFGLQKVVSNFTAGIVLLSDRSVKPGDTIVIDTADVAGEVTKVGTRAVSVLTRDGKVHLIPNETLLTERVENWGYEQHRVRLRMPISVMIGSDYDLVQRLMVDAARGHERVLAEPPPRARITAVADNGVTHELRFWISDPEQGLGNVRSATYRRILDSFAEHEVLLSNPSMEIAAPAPPSQPLTPHD from the coding sequence ATGGCATCAAGCTCAGGTGACTTCGCCGCCGCTGAGTGGGTGGGGGACTTCCTCGGTCTCCCGCCGCTGCAGGAGGCCGAATTGGCTCCGCTCGCTGCGGCGATCGTCATCGGTGCCCTCGCCCTCGTCGCCGGCTGGATCGTGTGGCGGTGGATTCGGACGTGGCTGGAGATGCTCGCCGACCGTGTGGCGCCGGGACGCGAGAGGGACCAACTCGACAGCACCCGCTTGGCCAAGGGATTCGGTCAGGCGTCGGCAGGGGTCCTGCTGTCGTTCGTCGCAGCCGTGGGGGCGTGGCCGGCCTACGCGGAGTTCGCCTTCGACGTCGCGATCACCGTCGCCGTCGGGTTGTCCGTCTACTTCATCGTGGCAGGGGTCTTCGGGGCCAGGTCGGTCGCGCGAGCCGCGGCCGTCGTGGTTGCCGCAGTGACGATCTCCCGACGCTACGAGCGGCTGGATGTCATCGGGGACTCCCTCGATGCGGTCTCCTTCACCCTCGGCTCCATGGACGTCTCGCTGCTGGATCTGCTGAACTTCGCCGTTGGGATCCTCGCGCTCTATGCGACGGTCAAGGTGCTCGACCGGGTGGCTCGCACGGTGATCCACTCCCGCACCACTCTCGACGCATCGCAGCGTGAACTGGCCGAAAAGCTGACGATGATCATCCTCAGCGCCGTGGCCGTCTTCGTGGCCATCGACCTGGCCGGTATCAACACCGCGGCGCTGTCGATCTTCTCCGGAACGCTCGGCGTGGGCCTGGGCTTCGGTCTGCAGAAGGTCGTCTCCAACTTCACGGCCGGCATCGTGCTGTTGTCGGACCGGTCCGTGAAACCGGGCGACACGATCGTCATCGACACGGCCGACGTCGCGGGCGAGGTCACGAAGGTCGGTACGCGCGCCGTCTCGGTACTCACCCGCGACGGCAAGGTACACCTCATCCCCAACGAGACCCTCCTGACGGAACGCGTCGAGAACTGGGGGTACGAGCAGCATCGCGTGCGGCTGCGCATGCCGATCAGCGTCATGATCGGCAGTGACTACGACCTCGTCCAACGGCTCATGGTGGACGCCGCGCGGGGCCACGAGCGAGTTCTCGCCGAGCCGCCCCCCCGGGCTCGCATCACGGCCGTGGCCGACAACGGAGTCACCCACGAACTGCGGTTCTGGATCTCCGACCCGGAGCAGGGTCTGGGCAATGTGCGCAGTGCCACCTACCGCCGGATCCTCGATTCCTTTGCCGAGCACGAGGTGCTCCTGTCCAATCCCTCGATGGAGATTGCCGCCCCTGCGCCCCCCTCGCAGCCCCTGACTCCGCACGACTGA
- a CDS encoding alpha/beta fold hydrolase: protein MIPQPHRLTVEAPDGARIAVVEHPPVADRSGPTLVLAHGWCLTLSAWDRVVAELRRRRPDLRIISYDQPGHGQSTMGRERCVDLVDLGATLRAVIKQTTPEGDVVLAGHSMGGMTIMALAELDPDLMRERVRGVGLVGTAAHLPGRRGIPGERIAMGVLSRLPAGVRGLPTTPRLTAANLFGDDPDPEAVRATAHMTSRTRANVVAAWYHAIVGLDLRSGLTPFASIPTEIVTGARDRLTPVSAGRRLAAAIPGATFRLVPGVGHMITYEASGLLASRIESLLDAEPAGQRA, encoded by the coding sequence GTGATCCCGCAGCCCCACCGGCTGACCGTCGAGGCGCCTGACGGCGCGCGCATCGCTGTCGTGGAGCACCCACCGGTCGCCGATCGGAGCGGCCCGACGCTCGTGCTCGCGCACGGCTGGTGCCTGACCCTCAGCGCCTGGGACCGGGTCGTCGCCGAGCTGCGACGGCGGCGTCCCGACCTGCGGATCATCAGCTACGACCAACCCGGGCACGGTCAGTCGACGATGGGCCGCGAGCGCTGCGTCGACCTGGTCGACCTCGGTGCGACCCTGCGCGCCGTCATCAAGCAGACCACCCCCGAGGGCGACGTCGTCCTCGCCGGCCACTCCATGGGCGGCATGACGATCATGGCGCTGGCCGAGCTGGACCCCGACCTGATGCGCGAGCGGGTCCGCGGCGTCGGCCTCGTCGGGACCGCAGCACACCTGCCGGGCCGACGGGGGATCCCCGGCGAACGGATCGCCATGGGCGTCCTGAGTCGTCTACCCGCGGGCGTTCGCGGCCTGCCCACCACACCCCGCCTGACCGCAGCCAATCTCTTCGGTGACGACCCCGACCCGGAAGCGGTGCGCGCCACCGCGCACATGACCAGTCGTACCCGGGCCAACGTCGTCGCCGCCTGGTACCACGCGATCGTGGGTCTCGACCTGCGGTCGGGGCTGACCCCCTTCGCCTCGATACCGACGGAGATCGTCACCGGTGCCCGCGACCGGCTCACGCCGGTCTCGGCGGGTCGACGTCTGGCGGCGGCGATCCCGGGCGCGACCTTCCGGTTGGTGCCCGGGGTGGGACACATGATCACCTACGAGGCCAGCGGCCTGCTCGCCTCGCGGATCGAGTCACTCCTCGACGCCGAACCCGCGGGCCAGCGCGCCTGA
- a CDS encoding MFS transporter produces the protein MGASAAERSPQLGARPRTLLALASTAVALAAADTYVVVLALTDMMAGVGLGLDNLQRAAPIISGFLLGYVAVLPLIGRLADLVPRSRILLGCLVVFVVGSGVTALAVDLDVLVAGRIVQGAGGGGLVPATLALVADLWPPGRRGMPLGMVGAVQELGSVLGPLLGAAVLVVADWRAIFWLNVLLGVLLFIAIAVVSGERRRPPFAPTLLGVVAVGLLWLTLAAPAVLATDVVLGIPFVPLVGDSRVLTPIGAVTAVLLLVLVVITRGRWWPPLRVSDLPGALLLGTALGCIILTFASADPETEVVGPLGYALLPIAAVSAGLYVWRHRRADNPLVPRGTVRGRTPWALVVSFLVGVALVAVVVDVPLFSRLTTGGSQTEAAMELVKFLLAVPVGALVGGWILRWIGDGLSAGLGLALGAGGLVVMSGWQRGSLEELSATITLALVGFGLGMALAPVNDAALADSPQDAHGTASSLVVVARMVGMVVGLALLTGVGLHRYYEAVAAMTPEQQTDGRALLDAALLQVHTVFLGAAGAALVGAIVALALLGIRRREGSGALARGFGVEE, from the coding sequence ATGGGTGCCTCTGCGGCAGAGAGGTCCCCGCAGCTCGGAGCCCGTCCCCGGACGCTGCTTGCCCTGGCCTCCACGGCCGTCGCCCTGGCCGCGGCGGACACCTACGTCGTCGTCCTCGCGCTGACCGACATGATGGCCGGCGTCGGCCTGGGTCTGGACAACCTCCAGCGTGCCGCCCCGATCATCTCCGGCTTCCTCCTGGGCTACGTCGCCGTCCTGCCGCTCATCGGTCGCCTCGCCGACCTGGTCCCCCGCTCGCGGATCCTGCTGGGCTGCCTCGTCGTCTTCGTCGTCGGCTCCGGCGTGACCGCACTGGCGGTCGACCTCGACGTCCTCGTCGCCGGTCGCATCGTCCAGGGAGCCGGCGGGGGAGGGCTCGTGCCCGCGACACTCGCCCTCGTGGCCGACCTCTGGCCGCCGGGGCGCCGCGGCATGCCGTTGGGCATGGTCGGCGCGGTCCAGGAGCTCGGCTCCGTCCTCGGCCCACTCCTCGGCGCCGCCGTCCTCGTCGTCGCGGACTGGCGGGCGATCTTCTGGCTCAACGTCCTCCTCGGCGTCCTGCTCTTCATCGCGATCGCCGTGGTCTCGGGGGAGAGGCGTCGACCCCCCTTCGCCCCGACGCTGCTCGGTGTCGTCGCCGTCGGTCTGCTGTGGCTCACCCTCGCCGCGCCCGCCGTGCTGGCGACCGACGTCGTGCTGGGCATCCCCTTCGTGCCCCTCGTCGGGGACAGCCGGGTGCTCACCCCGATCGGGGCCGTCACGGCGGTGCTGCTGCTCGTGCTCGTGGTCATCACGCGCGGTCGCTGGTGGCCGCCGCTGCGGGTGAGTGATCTACCCGGCGCCCTCCTGCTCGGGACCGCGTTGGGGTGCATCATCCTCACCTTCGCCTCCGCCGACCCGGAGACCGAGGTCGTCGGCCCGCTCGGCTACGCACTCCTGCCGATCGCGGCCGTCAGCGCCGGGCTCTACGTCTGGCGCCACCGGCGTGCCGACAACCCGCTCGTGCCGCGCGGCACCGTCCGGGGTCGCACCCCGTGGGCACTGGTCGTCTCATTCCTCGTCGGCGTCGCGCTCGTCGCGGTCGTCGTCGACGTGCCCCTCTTCTCGCGGCTGACGACGGGCGGGTCGCAGACCGAGGCGGCCATGGAGCTGGTGAAGTTCCTCCTCGCCGTGCCCGTCGGCGCCCTCGTCGGCGGCTGGATCCTGCGCTGGATCGGCGACGGACTGTCCGCGGGCCTCGGGCTCGCCCTGGGTGCGGGCGGCCTCGTCGTGATGTCCGGGTGGCAGCGGGGCTCGCTCGAGGAGCTCTCCGCGACGATCACGCTCGCGCTCGTCGGCTTCGGGCTGGGCATGGCGCTCGCCCCGGTCAACGACGCCGCGCTCGCCGACTCGCCGCAGGACGCCCACGGCACCGCGAGCAGTCTCGTCGTGGTGGCCCGGATGGTCGGGATGGTCGTCGGTCTCGCCCTGCTCACCGGGGTCGGGCTGCACCGGTACTACGAGGCCGTCGCCGCGATGACACCCGAGCAGCAGACCGATGGCCGGGCGTTGCTCGACGCGGCGCTGCTGCAGGTGCACACGGTCTTCCTCGGCGCTGCCGGCGCCGCACTCGTCGGCGCGATCGTCGCGCTCGCCCTGCTCGGGATCCGGCGCAGGGAGGGGTCAGGCGCGCTGGCCCGCGGGTTCGGCGTCGAGGAGTGA
- a CDS encoding DUF1330 domain-containing protein, which produces MSTAHVDPSREAFDLFKSLPRDEPIQMLNLIRYREKASYPADHDNAGKDWSGADAYREYGRTSGPVLQRVGGQIIWRGKPQVTLTGPPEERWDAGFIAEYPSAAAFFAMITDEEYQRAVINRTAAVADSRLIRFDPREGGAAFA; this is translated from the coding sequence ATGAGCACAGCTCACGTCGATCCGAGCAGGGAGGCATTCGACCTGTTCAAGTCGCTCCCGCGCGACGAACCGATCCAGATGCTCAACCTGATCCGCTACCGGGAGAAGGCGTCCTACCCCGCGGATCACGACAACGCCGGGAAGGACTGGAGCGGGGCCGATGCCTACCGCGAGTACGGCCGGACGAGCGGTCCCGTCCTCCAGCGTGTCGGTGGACAGATCATCTGGCGCGGCAAACCCCAGGTCACCCTGACCGGGCCGCCCGAGGAGAGGTGGGATGCCGGATTCATCGCCGAGTACCCCTCTGCCGCAGCCTTCTTCGCGATGATCACGGACGAGGAGTACCAGCGAGCGGTGATCAACCGAACGGCTGCGGTCGCGGACAGCCGACTGATCAGGTTCGATCCGCGTGAGGGAGGGGCAGCCTTCGCCTGA
- a CDS encoding acyl-CoA dehydrogenase family protein, which yields MDFTPTDEQQALGQAVSGALRRHGSPAAERGASAAPAVHDPALWDALVEIGVPGLTWPEDDGGVGAGVADLAAAATELGRSGLQAPLAETVAAGALVRALAPDDLRREILGGLTDGSVLAIPALSEPLRAWSPTPVDVTATASGDEWSLTGTKAPVRYAPAATHLLVTAATDAGTGVFLVPQSGATTEEVAFDATPATVLARGERAEAALREALAVGGVVLCAEAIGAMDEALRLTTTYLTERTQFGRPLASFQALTHRAADMYARLELARSATLFAAMVADEQPLDTDAVLRARVVVDSAARLAGQEAIQMHGGIGVTAEHPVGHLTARLTTITRTWGDRRSHLAELAGRIGDHDDVTILG from the coding sequence ATGGATTTCACCCCCACCGACGAGCAGCAGGCCCTCGGGCAGGCCGTCAGCGGCGCACTACGGCGACACGGCTCCCCGGCGGCGGAGCGTGGCGCGTCGGCGGCGCCGGCCGTCCACGATCCCGCGCTGTGGGATGCGCTCGTGGAGATCGGCGTCCCCGGCCTGACCTGGCCCGAGGACGACGGCGGCGTGGGCGCAGGCGTCGCGGACCTCGCGGCCGCGGCCACCGAGCTCGGGCGGTCCGGACTGCAGGCGCCACTGGCCGAGACCGTGGCTGCAGGGGCCCTCGTCCGCGCCCTGGCCCCGGACGACCTCCGGAGGGAGATCCTCGGCGGCCTGACCGACGGGAGCGTGCTGGCGATCCCTGCCCTGTCCGAGCCATTGCGTGCGTGGTCCCCCACCCCGGTGGATGTCACGGCGACCGCTTCGGGCGACGAGTGGTCCCTCACCGGGACGAAGGCTCCGGTGCGGTACGCACCGGCAGCGACGCACCTCCTGGTGACCGCCGCCACGGATGCCGGTACCGGGGTCTTCCTCGTCCCGCAGTCGGGCGCCACGACGGAGGAGGTCGCGTTCGACGCCACACCGGCGACCGTGCTCGCCCGGGGCGAGCGGGCAGAGGCGGCCCTGCGCGAGGCCCTGGCCGTCGGTGGTGTCGTCCTGTGCGCCGAAGCGATCGGCGCGATGGACGAGGCCCTGCGGCTGACCACGACGTACCTGACGGAGCGCACCCAGTTCGGCCGTCCCCTGGCCAGCTTCCAGGCGCTCACCCACCGGGCCGCTGACATGTACGCCCGGCTCGAGCTGGCCCGCAGCGCGACCCTGTTCGCCGCGATGGTGGCCGACGAGCAGCCGCTGGACACCGACGCGGTCCTGCGCGCTCGGGTCGTCGTCGACTCGGCTGCCCGTCTGGCCGGCCAGGAGGCCATCCAGATGCACGGCGGTATCGGCGTCACCGCCGAGCACCCGGTCGGCCACCTCACCGCGCGGCTGACCACGATCACCCGCACGTGGGGTGACCGCCGCTCGCACCTCGCCGAGCTGGCCGGCCGCATCGGCGATCACGACGACGTCACCATCCTCGGCTGA
- a CDS encoding acyl-CoA dehydrogenase family protein, protein MHLRLSSDDAAFQQRMRTYFTTEFPQDLREKVLAGATVEPEDFRRSQAALDEAGLAVPNWPTQWGGRDWSTLQMHIWNSELQAAGVPPPLPFNTSMVGPVIAAFGSEELKARFLPRTASLDIWWCQGFSEPGAGSDLASLRTTAVRDGDDYVVNGQKTWTTLGQHADWMFALVRTDPDAPKKQVGISFILLDMRSEGVTIRPIRTLDGGVEVNEVFFDDVRVPAEQLVGEENRGWDYAKFLLGNERVGVASTGLIKRWLADLKDHAGQVRCGEGTLVDDPAIGARLAELEAELMAIELTAVRVSGGSTDGRPDPASSILKLCGSELQQDVLELAVDISGPMALAWDGLESVPQWASSSVPTYLNYRKATIYGGSSEVQRGIVAATILGLKG, encoded by the coding sequence ATGCACCTGCGCCTCTCGTCGGACGACGCCGCATTCCAGCAACGGATGCGCACCTACTTCACCACCGAGTTCCCCCAGGACCTGCGCGAGAAGGTCCTCGCCGGCGCCACCGTGGAGCCGGAGGACTTCCGCCGCAGCCAAGCGGCCCTCGACGAGGCCGGTCTGGCCGTGCCGAACTGGCCGACGCAGTGGGGCGGTCGGGACTGGAGCACTCTCCAGATGCACATCTGGAACAGCGAGCTCCAAGCGGCGGGTGTGCCACCGCCGTTGCCCTTCAACACCTCGATGGTCGGGCCGGTGATCGCCGCCTTCGGGTCCGAGGAGCTCAAGGCCCGGTTCCTGCCGAGGACGGCCAGTCTGGACATCTGGTGGTGCCAGGGCTTCTCCGAGCCGGGCGCCGGCTCCGACCTCGCCTCGCTGCGCACGACCGCCGTCCGCGACGGTGACGACTACGTCGTCAACGGACAGAAGACGTGGACCACGCTCGGCCAGCACGCCGACTGGATGTTCGCACTCGTACGCACCGACCCGGACGCGCCGAAGAAGCAGGTCGGCATCTCCTTCATCCTGCTGGACATGCGCAGCGAGGGTGTGACGATCCGACCGATCCGCACGCTCGACGGTGGGGTCGAGGTCAACGAGGTCTTCTTCGACGACGTCCGTGTCCCGGCCGAGCAGCTCGTGGGCGAGGAGAACCGCGGCTGGGACTACGCGAAGTTCCTGCTGGGCAACGAGCGGGTCGGCGTCGCGAGCACGGGCCTGATCAAACGGTGGCTCGCCGACCTGAAGGACCACGCAGGCCAGGTCAGGTGCGGCGAGGGGACCCTCGTGGACGATCCCGCCATCGGCGCTCGCCTCGCCGAGCTCGAGGCCGAGCTGATGGCGATCGAGCTGACGGCCGTGCGGGTCTCCGGTGGCTCGACCGACGGTCGTCCCGACCCGGCCTCGTCCATCCTCAAGCTCTGCGGGTCCGAGCTGCAGCAGGACGTCCTCGAGCTGGCCGTGGACATCAGCGGCCCGATGGCCCTGGCCTGGGACGGGCTCGAGTCGGTCCCGCAATGGGCGAGCTCGAGCGTGCCCACCTACCTCAACTACCGCAAGGCGACGATCTACGGCGGATCCAGCGAGGTCCAGCGCGGCATCGTCGCAGCGACCATCCTCGGACTGAAGGGCTGA
- a CDS encoding LppX_LprAFG lipoprotein, which translates to MRRRAVLVGLPLALTLVSGCSVFEETTPPDEALATARESFVDAGTVAFDLKQSAIPQGRNGVSAASGSGIIDATTPKFRGQVTGVINGNSAGVEIIAVDTKTWMSFFTQDFNPVDMADLGAPNPAEFFRVGSGVDQILATSTDVEVGEQVRDGKTVLQEYTGTVPAKDIQRLFNLGETATEFDVTYGIEPESGELRAVIINGDFYKEKPTTFALDLKDYGKDVEISAPK; encoded by the coding sequence ATGCGACGACGTGCCGTGCTGGTCGGCCTCCCCCTCGCCCTGACCCTGGTCAGCGGGTGCTCGGTCTTCGAGGAGACCACACCCCCCGACGAGGCCCTCGCCACGGCCCGGGAGAGCTTCGTCGATGCGGGGACCGTCGCCTTCGACCTCAAGCAGTCGGCGATCCCCCAGGGCCGCAACGGCGTCTCCGCAGCCTCCGGGTCGGGCATCATCGATGCGACGACCCCGAAGTTCCGCGGTCAGGTCACCGGCGTGATCAACGGCAACTCGGCCGGAGTGGAGATCATCGCCGTCGACACCAAGACGTGGATGTCCTTCTTCACCCAGGACTTCAACCCCGTCGACATGGCCGACCTCGGCGCGCCCAACCCGGCCGAGTTCTTCCGCGTCGGCAGCGGCGTCGACCAGATCCTGGCGACCTCGACCGACGTGGAGGTCGGCGAGCAGGTGCGCGACGGCAAGACCGTCCTGCAGGAGTACACCGGCACCGTCCCGGCGAAGGACATCCAGCGCCTGTTCAACCTCGGCGAGACCGCCACCGAGTTCGACGTCACCTACGGCATCGAGCCGGAGAGCGGCGAGCTGCGCGCGGTCATCATCAACGGCGACTTCTACAAGGAGAAGCCGACGACCTTCGCCCTCGACCTGAAGGACTACGGCAAGGACGTCGAGATCAGCGCACCCAAGTGA
- a CDS encoding FAD-dependent oxidoreductase, with translation MTEHVLVVGGGIAGLTLAAALDPCRFRVTLVEERPERAGAGTVLALWRGAMADLDRLGVGQRIRTASVTSDHGTLRDARGGVLVRHRMPQLCFAPRPEIVGALEAALPTTATRLTREVTDPDALASEVGADLVVGADGVRSVCRQTAFAGTAPVVTDWIALRGHLPGPRPQGPTEWWGPGGVFGVTPGPHGAAWFCAVRADQPDPGLQAPPLDEALALVTRRFGDWDPLLQRVLAGAGPDADVQRILLAPPLRRSAVGGLVLIGDAAHGMAPNLGRGANEAIRDADVLARMLHHHGAKGASPAFHRRRHATTQVLRAASSVALRTATTRRLARVRDHVVRALPQQRPPTG, from the coding sequence ATGACCGAGCACGTGCTCGTCGTCGGCGGCGGCATCGCCGGGCTGACCCTGGCGGCGGCGCTCGACCCGTGCCGCTTCCGCGTGACGCTCGTCGAGGAGCGACCGGAGCGCGCCGGGGCGGGGACCGTCCTTGCCCTGTGGCGGGGTGCGATGGCGGACCTCGACCGCCTCGGCGTGGGGCAGCGGATCCGCACCGCGTCCGTCACGTCCGATCACGGGACCCTGCGCGACGCCCGCGGCGGGGTGCTCGTCCGGCACCGCATGCCGCAGCTGTGCTTCGCGCCGCGACCCGAGATCGTCGGCGCCCTCGAGGCGGCTCTGCCGACCACGGCCACCCGCCTCACCCGCGAGGTCACCGACCCGGACGCGCTCGCGAGCGAGGTCGGCGCCGACCTCGTCGTCGGTGCCGACGGGGTGCGCTCGGTCTGCCGACAGACCGCCTTCGCCGGGACCGCTCCCGTGGTCACCGACTGGATCGCCCTGCGCGGTCACCTCCCCGGGCCACGACCGCAGGGCCCGACCGAGTGGTGGGGTCCCGGCGGTGTCTTCGGGGTGACACCCGGTCCGCACGGTGCGGCATGGTTCTGTGCCGTTCGCGCCGATCAACCCGACCCGGGTCTCCAGGCCCCGCCCCTCGACGAGGCCCTGGCCCTGGTGACCCGCCGGTTCGGCGACTGGGACCCCCTTCTCCAGCGGGTCCTCGCCGGTGCCGGGCCTGACGCGGATGTCCAGCGCATCCTGCTCGCGCCGCCCCTGCGGCGCAGTGCCGTCGGGGGCCTCGTGCTCATCGGTGACGCCGCGCACGGGATGGCGCCCAACCTCGGGCGCGGGGCCAACGAGGCCATCCGTGACGCCGATGTCCTCGCGCGGATGCTCCACCACCACGGCGCGAAGGGGGCGTCCCCCGCCTTCCACAGGCGGCGGCACGCCACGACCCAGGTGCTGCGTGCGGCCTCGTCGGTGGCCCTGCGGACGGCGACGACGAGACGGCTTGCCCGTGTGCGTGATCACGTGGTGCGCGCGCTGCCCCAGCAACGCCCACCCACGGGCTAG